One genomic window of Pelmatolapia mariae isolate MD_Pm_ZW linkage group LG5, Pm_UMD_F_2, whole genome shotgun sequence includes the following:
- the LOC134627437 gene encoding rho-related GTP-binding protein RhoA-D-like has translation MAAIRKKLVIVGDGACGKTCLLIVFSKDQFPEVYVPTVFENYIADIEVDGKQVELALWDTAGQEDYDRLRPLSYPDTDVILMCFSIDSPDSLENIPEKWTPEVKHFCPNVPIILVGNKKDLRNDEHTRRELAKMKQEPVKTEEGRDMAGRISAFGYLECSAKTKDGVREVFEMATRAALQVRKRKKRSGCTVL, from the exons ATGGCAGCCATTCGGAAGAAGCTGGTGATTGTTGGAGACGGAGCTTGTGGGAAAACATGTCTTCTCATTGTTttcagtaaagatcagtttccCGAAGTCTATGTCCCTACTGTGTTCGAGAACTACATCGCTGACATCGAGGTTGACGGAAAACAG GTGGAGTTGGCATTGTGGGATACCGCAGGCCAGGAAGACTACGACAGGTTGAGGCCTCTCTCTTACCCCGATACAGATGTCATCCTGATGTGCTTCTCCATTGACAGCCCAGACAGTTTAG AAAATATCCCTGAGAAGTGGACGCCTGAGGTGAAGCACTTCTGTCCCAATGTTCCCATCATCCTGGTGGGGAACAAGAAGGACCTGAGGAACGATGAGCATACACGGAGAGAGCTAGCCAAGATGAAGCAG GAGCCAGTGAAGACAGAAGAAGGCAGAGACATGGCTGGTAGGATCAGCGCTTTTGGCTACTTGGAGTGTTCTGCCAAGACGAAGGATGGTGTGCGGGAGGTGTTTGAGATGGCTACAAGAGCAGCACTGCAGGTCCGCAAGCGCAAGAAGAGAAGTGGCTGCACGGTGCTGTGA